From Cohaesibacter gelatinilyticus, the proteins below share one genomic window:
- a CDS encoding 2-dehydro-3-deoxy-6-phosphogalactonate aldolase, protein MTETTPYPGIPVLAILRGITSGEILPIADQLIAHDIRRIEVPLNSPDAMRSIEMLISRYGKDALIGAGTVLEREEVNQLADIGCKIVVSPNFDLDVVSETKEKAMLSCPGVFTPSEAFAALKAGADILKYFPADLCGPAAIKAWRAVLPSNTSIVATGGTNADTFSTWLAAGVNMIGVGSALYKPGDGAKDVAYKAEALAKAYQTKDS, encoded by the coding sequence ATGACCGAAACCACACCCTATCCCGGTATTCCAGTACTGGCAATTTTACGTGGCATCACATCAGGCGAAATCCTGCCAATCGCTGATCAGCTGATCGCACATGATATTCGCCGGATCGAAGTACCCCTGAATTCACCAGATGCCATGCGGTCCATCGAGATGCTCATATCTCGCTATGGAAAAGACGCTCTGATAGGGGCAGGCACGGTACTTGAACGGGAAGAAGTCAATCAGCTTGCAGATATTGGCTGCAAAATTGTCGTCTCTCCAAATTTCGATCTGGATGTGGTGTCTGAAACCAAGGAAAAGGCCATGCTGTCCTGTCCTGGTGTCTTTACCCCCAGCGAAGCCTTTGCTGCACTGAAAGCTGGCGCTGACATCCTGAAATATTTCCCGGCAGATCTCTGCGGTCCGGCTGCAATCAAGGCCTGGCGGGCGGTCCTGCCCAGCAATACCAGCATTGTCGCCACCGGTGGCACCAATGCAGATACATTCTCAACTTGGCTAGCCGCCGGGGTGAACATGATCGGAGTTGGTAGTGCTCTTTACAAACCGGGAGACGGTGCTAAAGACGTCGCATACAAAGCTGAGGCCCTCGCAAAAGCCTATCAGACAAAGGACAGCTGA